In one Heptranchias perlo isolate sHepPer1 chromosome 25, sHepPer1.hap1, whole genome shotgun sequence genomic region, the following are encoded:
- the mtrfr gene encoding mitochondrial translation release factor in rescue — translation MTSSILYNFLLSLTRAQALSVRQWNSSNSTKQFLGFKRSSSLLPIAGKKGFLDLYIVVEDELDEQFVRGSGPGGQATNKTSNCVVLKHVPSGIVVKCHQTRSVDQNRKIARAILQEKLDVHYKGAKSEIVKQKQEQQWKKQEKKRKAKENLERKRQFKDILKESSDDTELKK, via the exons ATGACTTCCTCCATTTTATACAATTTCTTACTGTCATTAACAAGAGCACAGGCACTTTCTGTGCGGCAATggaattcaagcaattcgacaaaGCAGTTTCTGGGTTTCAAACGTTCTTCTTCATTGTTGCCTATTGCTGGGAAAAAGGGCTTTCTAGACCTGTACATTGTGGTTGAAGATGAATTAGACGAACAGTTTGTTCGAGGAAGTGGACCTGGAGGTCAGGCAACCAATAAAACCAGTAACTGCGTTGTGCTCAAGCATGTTCCATCTGGGATTGTAGTGAAG TGCCATCAAACCAGATCAGTAGATCAAAACAGAAAAATAGCCAGAGCAATTTTGCAAGAAAAACTCGATGTCCATTACAAAGGAGCAAAGAGTGAAATTGTGAAGCAAAAACAAGAACAGCAGTGGAAAAAACAagagaagaaaagaaaagcaAAAGAGAATTTAGAAAGAAAAAGACAATTTAAAGACATTTTAAAGGAATCTTCTGATGACACTGAACTGAAAAAGTAA